The following proteins are co-located in the Limisphaerales bacterium genome:
- a CDS encoding dipeptidase — protein MQPVFDYLQAHRGHFEEELCEYLRLPSVSAQSKHAKDVRATADWVVNHCRAIGLKAKKHATDFHPIVTATTPKRPGKRPHFLVYGHYDVQPPEPLHEWNSPPFEPIIRNGAVYARGATDNKGQHFAHLKAVEAFLKTGTELPCDLTFVIEGEEEVGSESLTTFLRQKKKELKCDTVVVSDTGMPSKKHPALTYALRGVAAMEVTVRGPKADLHSGIYGGSVQNPAMALSQMLAALLDNKGRIAVPGFYDKVQNLSAHERKQFKRLPYSEAGYKKLLGVNGLYGEAGFTAIEQRSARPTLEINGLTSGYQGEGSKTIVPSWARVKITCRIVPDQQPREILRLLKKQLKRLCPPGVRLEIEEGHGAEPYLVSPTGPRAQAALGALREAFGHEPVILREGGSIPIITEFKKVLGADSLLLGLALPDDNLHSPNEKFDLTCFHNGAAMSARLWPALAAASS, from the coding sequence ATGCAACCGGTTTTTGATTACCTCCAAGCCCACCGTGGCCACTTTGAAGAGGAGCTCTGCGAATACCTTCGCTTGCCCAGTGTTTCTGCCCAGAGCAAACACGCCAAAGACGTGCGCGCCACGGCAGATTGGGTGGTGAATCACTGTCGCGCCATCGGGCTCAAGGCAAAGAAACACGCCACGGATTTTCATCCAATCGTGACAGCGACCACCCCCAAGCGGCCGGGCAAACGTCCTCACTTTTTGGTTTACGGCCATTATGATGTACAGCCGCCGGAGCCGCTACACGAATGGAACTCACCGCCCTTCGAGCCCATCATTCGCAATGGCGCGGTGTACGCACGCGGAGCCACGGATAATAAAGGACAGCATTTTGCGCATCTCAAAGCGGTGGAAGCGTTTTTGAAAACCGGCACTGAATTGCCGTGCGATCTCACGTTTGTGATCGAGGGCGAAGAGGAAGTGGGAAGCGAAAGCCTGACGACATTTCTGCGCCAAAAGAAAAAAGAATTGAAATGCGACACTGTGGTCGTTTCCGACACCGGCATGCCATCCAAAAAACATCCCGCGCTCACCTACGCCCTGCGCGGCGTGGCGGCGATGGAGGTGACCGTGCGCGGGCCGAAGGCGGATTTGCATTCAGGAATTTACGGCGGCAGCGTGCAAAATCCCGCGATGGCGCTGAGCCAAATGTTGGCGGCATTGCTCGACAACAAAGGGCGCATTGCCGTACCCGGATTTTACGACAAAGTGCAAAACCTTTCCGCCCACGAACGAAAGCAATTCAAACGGCTCCCGTACAGTGAGGCGGGCTACAAAAAACTCCTCGGGGTGAACGGTCTCTACGGCGAGGCAGGCTTCACCGCCATCGAACAACGGAGCGCGCGGCCCACGTTGGAAATCAACGGTCTCACCAGCGGCTATCAGGGCGAGGGCAGCAAGACAATTGTCCCCTCATGGGCACGCGTGAAGATTACCTGCCGTATCGTGCCCGACCAGCAGCCACGTGAAATATTGCGGCTACTGAAAAAGCAGTTGAAACGGCTTTGCCCGCCCGGCGTACGATTGGAAATCGAAGAAGGCCACGGCGCAGAGCCATATTTGGTGTCGCCCACCGGCCCGCGGGCGCAGGCGGCATTGGGTGCGTTACGCGAAGCGTTCGGACACGAACCGGTTATTTTGCGTGAAGGCGGATCCATTCCGATTATCACCGAATTTAAAAAAGTGCTGGGCGCGGATTCACTGCTGCTCGGGTTGGCGTTGCCGGACGATAATCTCCATTCGCCCAATGAAAAATTTGACCTCACCTGTTTCCATAACGGCGCGGCTATGAGCGCCCGTCTTTGGCCGGCCTTGGCCGCCGCATCATCGTGA
- a CDS encoding fused MFS/spermidine synthase — MNESKKTSIKAEPAELSAGLRRFLYFTATITGAVILIVEILGAKMLSPFLGTSHFVWTAQIAVTLVALSAGYFVGGWMVDRSPRLNFLYYSILGAAVYLVGTVSMVRPICFKLLKLPLEWASLFASAFLFLVPLALLSMTGPFLVRVLTQSVEKVGGNMGRLTAISTLGSVAGAVLIGYVLIPNFPNSVTMLITAGVLVALVAVYFMVWGRSESAVTGLVVAGLLAAGLGHSGLRGEFADTMKYGGLTWDVLYRGNSNYGELLVIEYRDGENVERRYLNDQLIQNTYDPKTGQSRALFSGALRWFAHAYTPQLDNALCIGMGVGIVPMQLAADGVAVDVVEINGAVIPMAEQYFGFDSSKVNVIVSDGRQFLNQSDKQYDAIILDAFLGDSTPSHLMTQEAFTSIREHLSPTGVLVINCFGESTDKRQFFAASLDKTLRSVFVGEHSVTVHASGQGNVFFVATAAGKLVKHRPPAAPNAEARERMAALVEDSAIRTEWVTWWQEANGTGPFFSEHFQMQEELGLAWKKERVYDPNVGSILLDDFNPVEFYDAHNREANRRGLMDFIQSTDG, encoded by the coding sequence GTGAACGAATCCAAAAAAACCTCCATCAAGGCCGAGCCCGCGGAATTATCCGCTGGGCTGCGGCGATTTTTATACTTTACCGCCACCATCACGGGCGCGGTAATTCTCATCGTGGAAATCCTTGGCGCGAAAATGCTTTCGCCTTTTCTCGGGACTTCGCATTTTGTGTGGACGGCTCAAATCGCGGTCACGTTGGTCGCGCTTTCCGCGGGTTATTTTGTGGGGGGCTGGATGGTAGACCGCTCGCCGCGTTTGAATTTTCTTTATTATTCTATTCTGGGTGCCGCGGTGTATCTCGTCGGCACGGTGTCGATGGTGCGGCCGATTTGTTTCAAACTCTTGAAGCTCCCGCTCGAGTGGGCGTCGCTATTTGCCTCGGCGTTTTTGTTTCTCGTGCCGTTGGCGTTGCTGTCAATGACCGGCCCTTTCCTCGTGCGCGTGCTCACGCAATCAGTTGAAAAAGTGGGAGGCAACATGGGCCGACTTACTGCCATTAGCACTCTCGGCAGCGTGGCGGGGGCGGTGTTGATTGGGTATGTGCTCATCCCAAATTTCCCAAACTCGGTGACGATGCTGATTACTGCGGGCGTCTTGGTTGCGTTAGTGGCGGTTTACTTTATGGTGTGGGGGCGTAGCGAGTCGGCGGTTACCGGGTTGGTGGTGGCGGGGTTGCTTGCGGCCGGCCTGGGCCACAGCGGTTTGCGCGGGGAATTTGCGGACACGATGAAATATGGCGGGCTAACCTGGGATGTGCTTTATCGCGGTAACTCGAATTATGGCGAGTTGCTGGTCATCGAATATCGTGACGGGGAGAATGTGGAGCGCCGATATCTCAACGATCAACTCATTCAAAACACGTACGATCCTAAAACGGGTCAGAGCCGCGCGCTTTTTTCCGGGGCGTTGCGGTGGTTCGCGCATGCTTACACGCCTCAGCTGGATAACGCGCTTTGCATCGGTATGGGCGTGGGCATTGTGCCAATGCAACTGGCGGCTGATGGCGTGGCGGTGGATGTCGTGGAAATTAACGGCGCGGTGATCCCGATGGCTGAGCAATATTTTGGGTTTGATTCCAGCAAGGTCAACGTGATCGTCTCCGATGGGCGACAGTTTCTCAATCAATCGGATAAGCAATACGACGCGATTATTTTGGATGCGTTCCTTGGGGATTCCACTCCCAGCCATCTCATGACGCAGGAAGCCTTCACCTCCATCCGCGAACATCTTTCGCCTACGGGTGTGCTGGTGATTAACTGTTTTGGGGAGTCCACGGATAAACGCCAGTTTTTTGCTGCTTCGCTGGACAAGACCCTGCGCTCGGTTTTTGTCGGCGAACACAGCGTCACCGTTCATGCCTCGGGACAGGGCAATGTGTTTTTTGTGGCCACGGCCGCGGGCAAGCTTGTGAAGCACCGCCCGCCCGCCGCCCCCAACGCCGAGGCTCGCGAACGGATGGCGGCGTTGGTTGAGGATAGCGCCATCCGGACGGAGTGGGTCACTTGGTGGCAAGAGGCCAATGGCACGGGACCGTTTTTTTCTGAACATTTCCAGATGCAGGAAGAGCTCGGATTGGCGTGGAAAAAAGAGCGAGTGTATGATCCCAACGTGGGGAGCATTCTGCTGGATGATTTCAATCCCGTGGAATTTTACGACGCCCACAACCGTGAAGCAAATCGGCGTGGGTTAATGGATTTCATCCAATCCACTGATGGCTGA